The sequence cactgtgtttttgttgtagcacggcctaaaaaggaaacctgagttttatgcaatgttatgatgcatgcaatgtatgatgcagtgagcttctcaaaataaatgagagcaatgtatgtatatgcattatgtatgaatgatgtaagttagttgaatgatgcatgattgttagtacGCCAGTTGAAGTGTGTTAGTAAGttgggaaaagaaaaaaaaccttgtttgaaattttgaaacagataactgccaagggactaacgtgataaacccaattgaagtatTGTTTGAGAAGCCTTGTGATCTGGGAAGATAAATCCCTATTCgcaaagagacgtagcttcaaaactcggtgccatatcactgccaaacggactaacgtgataagacgtaacgcgatggttacgatttaggtttgaaattgagggtgccattatcactgccaagggactaacgtgataagatgTAACGCAATAGGTTACGATTTGGAtggaaattgaaggtgccattatcactgccaagggactaacgtgataagacgtaacgcgatggttacgatttggattgaaataggaggtgccattatcactgccgtgataagacgtaacgcgagggttacggtttggattgaaataggaggtgccattatcactgccgtgataagacgtaacgcgagggttacgatttggattgaaataggaggtgccgttatcactgtcgtgataagacgtaacgcgagggttacgatttggattgaaataggaggtgcctttatctctgagtttttattaatggatcatgatcaacctttgatcaaatgatggatatgagCTCACGTActcgatgttgaccaaaaatcttgaagtttgactgtactttgactatagttgacttttaagtcaacatagtcgattattgatcatctgaaccTTTGAATGGGAAAGCCTTGGGATTGAAGTTTGATATATAAGAGAGTGACCTGAGTAAGCCATTGAAACCTGaaccattgaagatgcatagaggaacctttgattgaatataagagggcaaattttggggtatgacacattataaataacagtacatcaatagttatattattcacccaactcatctatatccagattAGCCATCACTACACAAACACATAACACCAAAACATAACAAGGaaatacattcagtcatgttatcaaattcatgcatatgaatgcaactgactctatgcatgtggtaccaaacatcaccagtggaaatcatccaccgaccgatctatcatcatccagatacggccctgccagcacaaattccacacaatgggaattctgcccttcactgaatcctctcatcatctaggattcagccctcatcaatgtttatgaatgcatgcaaatatatatataacatactttcatcatcccattctatgagtagcatcatctatactcatttcatcatcatcatcatcatcattattaagcatgttcatatttacattaacatcattcatcacaaatcaatcatcattaccatcattacagaacatacatttattacactaatcatcatcatcaaaagtaagaatatacatgtattcacatcttccaaaacaagtcaatcatcattgtacaattctcaaccatcatcacataatcatgttttcaacacgtcttatattgtcacatctcatcacatatgtcaacaatatatcatccatcaaacgaacaaagtattcacatcatactcatatcatcacatgaaatatatcatgagttccattacacaatcaaacaaaatcatcatacgaatcatgtttaaaacatagcatgtattgtcatatctcatcatatatatgtacaatacatcattcatcaagcaataaattcataattcaaaattaattgaaagctacaccccattttatcatttaaactcataggttatctcataaggttcatcatactcgaaacggcactaaaaacggagttacggatcaaaagttacgcatcctTGAACattcgaagaaaatcacaaaacagaatttttacacacagaacccatacgcgtatggcacctcccatacgcgtatcacccaaaCCCATACGCATATCAGTCATCCCATACGCAAATCAGCAGAACTAAATTTACACTGAAAATTCCCATACGAGTATCAACAGACCCATACGCGCATGGCCTCATCCTATACGCGTATGCCAGAattccatacgcaaaacaccagtatttctccaaaaatacgcaatttcgcaccagtctgttttccactcgttttcactcataacaggctacgatTTTAGGTTTAAAACACCCTCTtttcacacattaacatatggtattcatccaatttcatcaatctattatcctatgtcagttttacacattaaaacctaactttctatacaattattggaaacccataatTTAGATTCGGTGTTCatggaagaacacaacaacacaacaactgatacaatacccacaacacaaacatcaattaacatacaattctatatagaattcacagaggtattcatcaattattcacttctattaaaattatcccaaaacctgaccctgacatatgatcaaattgacccaaacaatatccctaatcatgccctatcattcataacacgataagagatgataattggaagagtccccccttaccttagccaaattcttgatctttggtcctcttcctctttggttcctctttacgttcctcagctcgtctcttccacttctcattttccacgttctgactcttttttccttatttcctttattttatgaaaccataaaataattagtaatgggcttactcacttagcacccccatactactaatctcaccatccggcccaatggcccttaatccataactctccaataattcaacaaaataccaaataattctaaataataatttaatttctgattaaattaaaattagaaaatatggggtgttacacatcaCATCACATATTTacttaaactaaaattatttaaataaaatcggGGAGTTACaggatgcaaatgggtgtttagaAAAAATTATCATAGTAATGGTATATTAAACCCCTTCAAGGATAGATTAGTAGTAAAAGGATTTAGACAAAAGAAATGTATTGATTACTTTGACACATATGCACCAGTAGCAAAAACAACGACAATTAGAATATTGTTTGCACTAGCTTCCTTGAATAACTTTATTGTTCATCAAATAGATGTTAAAACAGTATTCTtaaatggagatctcgatgaggaaaTCTATATGGAGCAACTAGAAGGCTACGTGCATCctgaaaatgaacaaaaggtatgCAAACTTGTTAAATCCTTATACAGTTTGAAATagtcatcaaatgaatggtatcaAAAGTTTGACTCCTTCATACTTTCAAATGGGTTTATTCCAAATTCTTGTGACAAATGCTTGTAAACAAAAGTGCGTGGAAATATTGTAATATTTTTGTgtatatatgttgatgacatgttaaTCATTTGCAATGAAatgaatggaatcttagaaacaaagggatttctaacttccacattcatgatgaaagatcttggactaagTTCAAACACCTCAACTTTAAGGAAGTAAACACTCCATTCGATCCTAgtgtcaaacttcaaaagaacaATGGAAGAATTATGGCCcaattggaatatgcaagtgcaTTTGGATGTCTAATCTACTTAATACAATGCACCAGATTTGACATAGAATTTGCAGTTAATaagatgagtagatttactagcaatatAAATGATGAATATTGGAAGGCCATAACTATTAATTTCAGTTATCTTTTAAAAACCAAAAATCTTGGCCTTCATTATAGTAGATTTCCTATCATTCTAGAAGCATATACCGATGCGAGTTGGATATCGAATGTTGGAGATTATGAATCTACAAGTGGGTGGAAATTTACATTAGCTGGAGGTGTGATATCTTGGAAGAGAAAGAAGCAAACATGCATTACTCTCTcaaccatggaatcagagtttgtggctctTGCGTCCGCTGGAATAGAAGCAGAATGGTTAATGGACCTTCTGTTGGAGGTTCCATTACCTAAGGAAAATGTTTCAAAAGTGTTGATACATTGTGACAGTCAAGTCACCCTAGCTAGAGCATTCAGTtaagtatacaatggaaagtctataCACATAGGTCTTAGACACTCTcttgtgagaaaattgattaaggatgGGATCATTTCACTAACGTATATACAAACAAGCTATAATTTGGCTGATCCATTTACTAAACCATTGGTCAGAGACTTAGTAAAGATTACCTCGAGAGGTATGGGATTGAAACTCCTTGAATTAAGGTTCCGACAACGATAGCAATCCAATCTGAAGTTAACTAAATCATAACCTAAGATTCATTAAGTAActacaagtcgttgatttggatgtTTGTGCAACATTCTATGACAATTTTGACTATTACATATTGAGGGTTGATTTTTTCataactcttaatgaagttctatatcgatAATATGTATCTCACGAAATAGATATAAATTGAACTTCACCTATATAAATTTCGAAATGGTGTCGTTTCAAAGTGAaggttggagtttctctcatgaataaTTCGtgaaaagaaggaaaagcacatgACCATAAATAGTGCTAGGTGAGAGATATAGGCGTAAAACCATTAAAGAGTGTGTTTATGGTAATGTCGGCTTAATAACATGGGATAAAAGTTTAAAAGCATAACACCTAACGTTCTGATTAAGCTTTGTGCTGTCTtgactaaggttaagttcaaatcgaaagataattaattgtattaacattcttttgttttttatattctggaattggatttgtcattattagaacaagtggaggATTGTTGTAATTTATGAATATTAATTACAAAGAgtatgttccaaaatgacaagaaagtggaagtgagtaaatgctaataaatgtATGAGAAATAGTCTCACATAGAAAGCTTCGATCACATTGAAAGTCTTTATAGAGAGTTAAGATCActaactcaacaaaaggacaaaagaggataaaggGCCACATGGACAAGTGCGATGGTCCAAAGCATTAAGCCacctgtctcatccatacaacgtATCGCCGGTGTGTTAACTGCAAATTCGACGCTCACAAAGGAAGAGATGTCAagagaataaagaaaatatttcataGAAGAGACTGACTTCGACGGAGCATTTGAATGTTTTCAACATGGAATTAACGAAGAAGACTTATactcgaattagtataaataggggtcttaatAATTAACCCCTCCCTCCCAAATTATTTGTCGCAATGACCCACGTCACACAAATTAATAAAgagtaataaatgaaagagagagaattgTGACTTTATCAAATTATTCTGATTAACTATTGGTGTATTTgaaataacattaatattaagtgagaaaacaataaattaagagtatttattagaggatacaattggaagattaaatataaaattgtattGGTAATGTAAAGTGACAAATATTTTAAGACAATTTTTTtcaaatgtgacatttattttgggaTAGAGGGAATAGATTTCAGTGTGCTAAATATTATAGGTACTGAAATCACTCAAAGCATCTAAACGTGTTAAGAAACAATATGGATACTTGATCTAAAATAGAGGACACCTATTCAATAGGTTgcattcattgaagaaaaatatatgatAGAAACCATGAGACCATGAACATGACCACTTATCAGATTTTCATAATACTTAACCTGGTAATCAAAAACACAACAACCACGTATGAACTACTGAACAAACCAATGAGTGAATACCATTAACTCAAGTGTGGATAATAACTTTGGGATTATGCGCCTCCTACCCGAATATGTAATTCAACAAGTGAGACAAAATATTGGGGGATAACGTGTATAGAATATGGTTGAAAGTTGGGTATTAAGGTATTAAAGCTTAAGATGTTGGTTATTAGGGTAAAAAATCCGTTTATACTTTATAATCAATGATGGGAGGGAGAGGGAGTATGTCTCTACTGTCATTTTATCTGTCTGAATTTAGGAATAATGAAAACAAAGTATGGTGGCATTATCATGTTTTGAGACATTGTTGTGATGTCTCGTGTGTGTCGAACCTTAATACTATATTCTTATCGTTTGTTTGTATTTACGCTTTCAGTGGATCCACTTCATGTCATATCATATTCTTGTCGTAATTGTAGGAATGCCATTGCATTGCATATTCATTCACATGTTCCTTTTTGAAGCGGTCCCCATCATAATAATAGTGTGATTATTGGAATTATATGAGTGAGGGGTAGCTGGTTAATTAGGCTTATTAATCTTTAACTTACATGGTGACTCAGAGATTTTGTCTCCATTACTTAATTGTTTTATCGAAGAAAATAGAAAAGTAGATTACTACTAGTAATTTGTAATGCACATAATGTGGTATGGTGTGGTGTGGCGCTTAAGATTCCATCAAAGACAAAGTTTAAATTTACTTCTACTCACCACCATTCCTTTGCTTTATTGGTTGTATTGCTTTGAGGACCACATGCACCCCTTATGCTTGGGAGACAGATTCCTTTTTACTTCTACCTCCTATTTTAATGGAGTAAACCGCAAAATGGTTCttgattattttagttttttttttttttggtaaatgaactattataaatttatatacaTAGATGCTAGATTTCAAATTCGAATAGAGGTGTTTAGAGTCTAACAATATTGACATTTGTCAATTGAGTTGGAATTTAAGGATAAATTCTCAGTACAAGAAAAAGTGAATTGTAAGGTATGACGTACTTAAGGGAAATACAATATATCATAAGATAAAGGAAACTTAAGTTAGTTTGTTCAATATAGTCCACACAAACGGTTCTATAAATAGAACTCTCGTGTTGAAGTATTAAACTTGATGAAATCATGTTTGTGAAACCATAGACGTGTTTTCTCATTCAATCTTCATTTAAAACAGTTAGCACTAAGATTAAAGGCACACTGTTTGTGTGGACTGAGTAGAGTGTTGTTGTTCATTCAACGCTCATGATCATTTCTGAATTTTTCGCTACCGCAAAAAAACACAGAGTCGCCATTGAACTTTATTTATCCAAAAGGAGGAAAAGTAAAACAACGAAAAAACCTCATAAGAGAAAGAATAAGGTCTTGCAACCAAATTTGAGCTCGGGAGTCGATTACGCAATGGGaaagtattagcacccctcacgtctgttaTACTCAACGGGGTCCACTTTATTTGTTCTAATCAAAGGGTGTGTTTATTTAAAGACTTGCTAAAGAAATGCATGAATGAATTAATTagggaaaaagaaaaaagtttttattaTTGAGCTCTCCAGGATTTCATGAACCCTGTGCCTACGTATCCTCATAGTGTAATGAAGAAGTCATAGTTTCGTAGTTCATCtcaaaaagatttgtttgtttgtaatttttttatggaCAGTGTTAACGTCCACAGTCTAGCATTAGGCACGGTCTTCGATGCGATAGAATGGAAATAACATGCCCTTTTAAGAAAAGGTTAAAGAGAAAAGCCAAGAGGAAAAATGATTTGGATTGGTTGAAGTGTTTTGTTGGGAAATACATCAAATAGTCCCTCAAAGGTTGGGTGTATTTGAGTATTTGTCCCTTAGTATTGAAAAGGTTTGAGATACGTACTATACTAAAGTGTATGACATTAGAGCGAGTATTTTGAACGAGTGAGCCAAGTATCTCATGTACAAAACACCCTAGGAAGAGAATGACTCCCGTTCATCTTTTCTTGTGTACTTAAGGCTGATGACGTATTTGTACGTATCGTATTTATTACGTATTTTTGTATTTgattaagaaaaagattttttttttgtttttgaaaggaaAAAGAACAATGCAATGCAATGCAAAGGGAGAAGATCAACCCTAATATTATCATGCATCATGGACTTAAGGTTGGGATTAAGGGAAGCTAACCCTGATTGTTATCGTGTTTAGGTTAAATCCTAAGGTCTAGGTGGTGGGGAAACACAATAAGAGTGGAAAGAGCGACCCCCCAAATTAAGAGTGATTACGACATTTAGAAATTGACATTTACGTAAAGATGGATTTTAGAAAAGTTTGGGAATTGCATATCCCACTCTAAGTGGTGGAAAAATACTATGATAATCCAAAAGCACCCTGTCTCACTAAAACACGTCACAACTGAGTATCaccctaaaaaaaatcaaattttttcaaattttttctctTTCAAAATTTAGTTCGGAGATACATCTACGGACTCACACTatcaatgtatttttaatttgatGACTCAATGACATTCGAAAGTGTATTTCTAGATATACAAAGCATGAATTTGAAAACATGTCACCTTTGCATGTCGGTCataatttcggaagtgcattacTGGGTCCTCAtacgtgatttttaataaaacaacaCATTGTATGCTCTTCTTCCTCATGATCAAAAATCATTTTCACTCAAAACGATGTCTCGACTGTAAAATACCGACTGCTACTTTTTCACACTTTtaacactatacttccactggtggaagacttgctttaaaactgcactttttactttcttgttgaaaatgaaaatacaaaCAAGTCTTATATAGACCTAAAAGACTTCTGCTATACTaggaaattaaaacaaataaatactcttaatatGCCATTATCTCTTGGCTTTTCCAGTACAAAACTCTTGGCCTTTCAACTACAAGAGACTCTTTATTTTTCACAAACTTATCAATAAAAACACACTTACTAACATTAAAGTTTATTCAACAAAACTCCCCTGTAAACTTAAATGTTTCTTCTATCCATCATACCTATCAACTTCTTGCCTCTGTCGAAAATTTCTTTCGATAACGGTTTTGTGAAAATAACTGCTGCTTGATCCTTGCTTGCTACATGCCTCAATTCAACACTTCCTTCCTTCACATGTTCTCGAATGAAGTCGAAGCGAACGTCGATGTGTTTGCTCCTTTCATGATTCACTGGATTCTTTGCTAACTCAATTGCTGATTTGTTGTCCACTTGTATTACTGTTGCACCTTCCTGTTTTAGCTCCATTTTACTCAACAATCTTCTAAGCCATATTGCATGACAAACGCACCAAGATGCTGCCACATATTCAGCTTCACATGTCGAGAGTGTTACAATCGGCTGCTTCTTAGAAAGCCATGTAAATGCAGTATTTCCCATAAAGAACACATATCCTGAGGTGCTTTTCCGATCGTCTACATCTCCGCACCAATCGCTTTCAGAATAACCAATCAACTTGTAATCTTCTGCTCTTGGATAAAACATTCCAAGTGACACAGTTCCTTGGATGTATCGAAGAATTCTTTTCAATGCCTTCCAATGTGTATAGACTGGTTCCTCCATGAAACGACTTACAATTCCGACACTAAGCGAAAGATCTGGCCTTGTACATGTGAGATATCGAAGACTTCCTACCAAACTTCGATATTTGCTTGCTTCGATGCGTTCTCCTCCATCAAATTTTGACAACTTTGCACCTGGTTCCATTGGCGTCGAAATTGGATTACAGTTTTCCATCTTATATTTTTTCAAGATTTCTTTTGCATATTTCTCCTGTGAAATGAAAATTCctgtttcttcttgtcgaacctcCAGACCAAGAAAGAATTTCATCAGACCTAAGTCTGTCATCTCGAATTCACGTGTCATTGTACCCTTGAATTCTTCTATCATCTGACTGTTGTTACTCAAGAAAATTAGATCATCGACATAGAGAGCAACGAGTAACAAGTTACCTCCATTCTTCTTTACATACAGAGCATGTTCGTAAGGACATTGCTTGAAACTGTTCTCTTTGAAGTATGTGTCGATGCGTGTATTCCATGCTCGCGgtgcttgcttcaacccataaagcgcctttttcaactttaacactttttcttcttttccaacTTTCATGTATCCGGGTGGTTGTTCGATGTAAACTTCTTCTTCGAGCACACCATTTAGAAATGCTgtcttgacatccatttgaaatatcgGCCATTTGAATTGAGCAGCTTGTGAGATAAGTAATCGAATTGTCTCCATTCTTGCAATAGGAGCAAATACTTCGTCATAATCAATTCCAGCTTTCTGTTTGTATCCCTTCGCAACAAGCCGCGCTTTATACCGTTCTATTTCGCCTTGagcattcatctttttcttgaaCACCCACTTCACACCGATGGGTTGACTTCCTTTTGGTAATTCTGCTAGTTCCCATGTGTTGTTGCGTTCAATGGCCTTGATCTCTTCGTTCATGGCAGTTTTCCATTTTTCGTCTCGCATCGCCTCTTCGAGGCTAATGTTTTCAGTATCTGCCAAAAGACATACAAGATGCACCTCTTCTGTTGTATCATACAAATCCTGCAGACTTCGCATTCTGGGTTGTACAGGTTCATCTTCATTGTCAGAATCTTCAAGTTGTGTTGAATTGCTTATTGGTACAGCGACTGATGTTTCTCCAACTTCGACGATAACTTCTGTCGAATTATTCCAGTCCCACTTGCTCATTTCGTTTACTCGAACATCTCTACTCACTATCACCTTCTTGCTTATGGGATCAAACAACCTGTACCCTTTTGTCTTCTCATCATATCCAATGAATATGTATTTCTGACTTTTGTCTTCAAGTTTTGTTCTTCGTTGATTCGGTACGTGTGCATAAGCCACACTACCAAATACTTTAAAATGAGAAAATGTTGGCTTTTGTCCGCTCCATGCTTCTTGTGGTGTTTGATCTTCTAACTTTGAATGTGGACATCGATTCTAAACATAAATGGCACATTGTacagcttctgcccaaaattccTTTGACATGTTCTTACTTTTAAGCATTGATCGAACCATGTCGAGAACTgttcgattcttcctttcagCCACAACGTTTTGTTGAGGTGAATATGGTGCAGTTAGAAATCTCCTTATGCCCTGCTCTTCACAATACTTTATAAAGGCTGTCGAAGTATACTCACCACCTCTGTCAGATCGAACCGCTTTGATGTGTCTGTCAGTTTCCTTCTCCACCATCACTTTGAACTTTATGAACACCTTGAATGCTTCAGATTTTTCTTTCAAGAAATAAACCCAGGTCTTTCGTGAGAAATCGTCGATAAATGAAATGAAATACCTTTTTCCACTGAAAGATTCTGGAGTGATTGGCCCACATATGTCGGTGTGAATCAGTTCGAGAATGTGTTTAGATTGATATTCTGCCTTCTTTTGAAATGAGGTTCTGGTTTGTTTGCTAAGCACACACTATTCACAAAACTTTTCTTCATAGTCCATGTCTGGTAGCCCGTGCACCATGTTCCTCTTTGCTAACCTTCTCAAACCAGCATGATGTAGATGACCAAAACGTAGATGCCACAACGACGCTTTGTCTTCAACATTGACTTGCAAACATTTTCCTCGAACGCTTCTCAAGTTTAGTTTGTACATTCGATTTTTTCCCTTTTCGACTTGAGCAACCAGATGCCCCAGCTTGTCCTTCAAGTGTAATATCCGATCTTTCATGAATATCGAATAACCTTTTTCTGTGAGTTGccccaaactcaaaatatttGTCTTGAGATCTGGTACATAGTACACATCTTGGATTAACCCAGTCAAGTCATCCTTCTGCAAGTAACAAATCGTACCTTTGCCTTCGACCTTCACTttcgatgcatctccgaaagacacatgaccatcttcaatcttttgcatttcttcAAATAGGTGTTTGTGACCACACATATGGTTACTTGCCCCTGAGTCAAGATACCACATATTATCATTATTCGCGTCTACTTCTTTTTGAGTCATCAGCAGAAAGCCTTCATTCGCTTTGGCTTCCAAAGCTAGATTGGTTGTTTCTTCTACCTTCTTTTCGACTCGACAATATTTTGCAAGATGTCCCACTTTATCACAGTTATAGCATCTGTAGGAGTTACAATCCTTTGCATAATGACCATGTTTGTTACACTTGTAACATTCTATGTTGGAGTAGTTCGACCGACCACCTCTTTGACCACGTCCTCTGCCACGCCAATTCTGCTGGCTTGACTGTCCTCTCTCGAAGGTGCTGCCTCGACCACTTCGACCGCTGTCACGACCTCCACGGCCACGTCCTCTTCCTCGAAAGTTTTGAGAAAAGAGCACCGTTTCGTCTTTGGTGGACTCCTTGGTCTGAACTGCTTTGTCGTTTGTCTCCTCCTTCTTTTTGATCTTACGTTGTTCGTGTGCCTCGAGAGAACCAGCTAGCTCTTCGACTGTGAGCGTTGCaaggtccttcgactcttctatcGCGCACACAACATTCTCAAAGTTATCGGTTAAAGATCTGAGAATCTTTTCGACAATACGAGCATCGGTCATCGTTTCTCCATTACGATTGAGTTTATTCACCACTGTTTGCAAACGCGTGATGTATTCTGATACAGTTTCCgactccttcatcttcattctctccaattctcctcgaagagtttgaagacgaacTTGCTTGACTCGGTCAGCTCCTTTGTATACTTTTTCTAACGTGTCCCATGCTTGTTTCGAAGTCGTTGCACCTGCAGTCTTTTCAAAGCCTGATTCATCAACAGCTCGGAACAAGATGTACAATGTCGTCTTATCCTTCGAACGCGTCTCTTTCAACGCCTTGGTTTGAGCCGCTGTATACCCTCCGGTATTATCTGGTTCTATGAAACCAGTTTCGACTGTCTCCCACGAATCTAGAGATCCAAGAAGAGCTTTCATTTGGATACTCCAATTTTTCGTAATTTGCCTTCGTTAATCGTGGTAGCGGCATTTGACT comes from Vicia villosa cultivar HV-30 ecotype Madison, WI unplaced genomic scaffold, Vvil1.0 ctg.001730F_1_1, whole genome shotgun sequence and encodes:
- the LOC131636424 gene encoding secreted RxLR effector protein 161-like; the protein is MAQLEYASAFGCLIYLIQCTRFDIEFAVNKMSRFTSNINDEYWKAITINFSYLLKTKNLGLHYSRFPIILEAYTDASWISNVGDYESTSGWKFTLAGGVISWKRKKQTCITLSTMESEFVALASAGIEAEWLMDLLLEVPLPKENVSKVLIHCDSQVTLARAFS